The Spirosoma agri genomic sequence CATTGTCTTCGGCGATATTGGCACGTCTCCCTTATACGTCCTGGCGGCCGTAACACGCGGGCACCAACTCACCGAAACACTCGTCCTGGGTACACTTTCTTGCATCATCTGGACCCTGACCATTCAGACCACCATCAAATACGTCCTGATCACTCTCCAGGCCGATAACAAAGGCGAAGGAGGCATCTTTTCCCTCTACGCCCTGGTCCACCGATTCTCGGGCCGATGGCTGATCATTCCCGCCATTGTAGGCGGAGCCTTTCTGCTGGCCGATGGCCTCATTACGCCCCCTATCTCGGTTTCCTCGGCTATTGAAGGCCTGCTGATCTTCGATCCTACCCTGGCAACCGAGCCCATTGTCATTGGTATTTTGATTGGTCTATTTGTCATCCAACAGTTCGGTACCCAATTCCTGGGACGACTCTTCGGACCAGTCATGCTTATCTGGTTTACCTTTATTGGCGGCATCGGTTTTTTAGCCCTGCTGGCCCACCCCTCTGTGCTTTTGGCCTTCAATCCCCTCTACGCATTTCGGCTCCTGACGCAGTATCCCGGTGGATTCTGGCTTTTGGGCGGCGTGTTCCTATGTACCACCGGGGCCGAAGCCCTCTACTCAGACATGGGCCACTGTGGCCGAGGTAATATCCGGGTGAGCTGGGTCTATGTCAAACTAACCCTGCTGCTCTCCTACGCGGGGCAGACCGCTTATCTGATGAATCACCTAGGTAAACAGGTGGGGGAGACCAGTCCGTTTTACAGCATCGTGCCCGCTCCACTGACGATATTCAGTATTATCCTGGCTACCCTGGCCACCATCATTGCTTCTCAAGCCCTTATCAGTGGGGCCTTTACCCTAGTGGGCGAAGCTATGCGGCTCAATTTCTGGCCCCGTCAGCGCGTGGCCTATCCCTCCGACGAGCGGGGACAGCTCTACGTGCCCTTCGTCAACTGGGGGTTGATGATCGGCTGCATTCTGATCGTGTTGCATTTTAAGGAATCCAAAAACATGGAGGCCGCCTATGGGCTAGCCGTCACCCTGACGATGCTCATGTCCACCGTGCTGATCAACGCCTATTTACGTATGAAACAAACCAATGCCCTGCTGACCACGCTGGTAACCGCCTTGTTTCTGATCGTGGAGACCACCTTCCTAATCGCCAATATGGTCAAGGTCGAAGAAGGAGGCTGGATTTCGATTACCCTGGGACTATTGCTGATGGGCATGATGGTGTTCTGGTATCAAGGCGAAACAATTACGCATGAGTTTATTCATTATGATTCCCTTCCGGGTAACCTACCCGTGCTCAAAACCCTGAGCAATGACTTGAGTCAACCTAAGTTTGCCACGCACCTGGTCTACCTGACTTCAGCTGATGACTATCATCAGATTGAAGCCGAAACCCTGTTCTCGATTCTGAACCGGGCGCCCAAGCGAGCCGACATTTATTGGTTCATTCATCTGTGTGTACAGGATGAGCCCTATGGTATGCGCTACAAGGTAGATACGCTAGCGGCCGAAGATGTGTATTTTGTTACGTTTTACTTAGGCTTCCGGGTGGAGCCACGCCTGAATTTTCTGTTCCGGCAAGTGGTTCTGGACATGGTGGCCGATAAAGAAGTGACGATTGACACCCCGTATCGCTCCTTGAATGTTCACCGGATTGCGGGTGATTTCCGGTTTGTGCTTTTCAAACGCTTCTTATCGTATGACAATGAGTTGAGCACCTATCAACAGGTAATCATGCGGGGCTATTTGTTGTTGAAGCGGATTGCCCTATCGACCAAGGAATCGTACGGCTTAGACACGAGCAACGTCGTGACGGAGGCGGTACCCCTGGTGTTGAGCCCAATTAAGCGCCTGGATTTAGAGCGCTTGCCCTCCGAGCTCAGCCACCCCCTCTCCCCACCCCTTTAGTCCTGGCTCTTGTTGAATCGTCAAAAGCGTCTACGAGCCAATCGGCTTTAGAGAAAACTAAGCGAATAGCCCCAACAAGTGGTTAAACGGCTACCCCCATCCCCATGTGTATGAACAAGATGCGCTACTTACTGGCTGTCTGGCTGTTGACCACCTCTTGCGCTAGTCTGCGCCAGCGAGATGATACGACCCAGCTCAATCAAGTCTTTCAGATTCCCCGCCATCAGCAACTCTATGCCTATGCGAAAAAAGGAGGGGTCAAAACCAAAACGCTCCTGCATCCGGCGAAAGCGGCCCTCTACCAAAAGCATGACACCCTTTACGTAGAGTTTCTCGCCGAGACACTACGACCCACCGACGCGGATCCCACCTCGCTTGATCAGTCCGATTCACTGGCCATTTTCTTTTTGCATTATAACCCGACCCTGAAGAAAATTGAAGAGAAAAGCCCTTGGTTTCGGTATCAAACGACAGGGCTCGACGTGGATCTATTCACTCTGCCCTTCAAGTACCGCTTTAAAACGGCCGATCAACCCGGTCAATTAGAGGATAAACTAAACGTGGGTATTCACATCGGGGGACGCTACGATTTAGGGCGGTATCGCACCGTCTATTTTCGCCGCAACCATCGCTCTGAGATATCGACCTTCAGCCTGGGACTGGGCGGTTTTTTCTGCGTGGGTCCGGCTAAAGTGGACCCCTTCAGTACCTTAGGCCGACTACAAGACGAGTACTATGGGTTGGGTCTCAATTACGGGGTGGCCACGACCCTAAGTATAGGCAACTTCTCGGCCGGCTTGGCACTGGGTCTTGAACAACTAGCGGACCGGAACCGGAATCTGTGGATCTACCAACATAAACCCTGGTTAGGCGTGACATTCGGCATAAATCTGAATTAGTAAAAGCCAATGGATGGCTGGCTCAGCGTTTGTAAGCTCAAAATAATAAGCTGTTCTTTAATCAGCGTCGACTTGGATCAAGCTATAATGAATTCCGGTAGGAGCTTCTGTTAGATGGCCTTGAACGAACGTTTGTCATTTGTAACGATACTCAAGCATGGCCAAACCCGTCTATGCTTGGGCCGCCAAGCGCGCTTTGGGGAGGACCAATTCCATTTGGATACTATCAGGCTATCTCCCGATAGCAGAAGCAGGATCTAAGTTGACCAACTAGATTAGGCTGCCTCTCTATCTATTACTCGATAACATCGGATCGGTTACTGAGCTCCCAAAAAGCGACCATCTATTTTTAGGAAAAATCTTCCTTTTTGAAAGCAGAAAGGCCTAACTGAAATCATTAGGCCTTTCGCAAGAGCAGCATGCTGATCAATTTTTAGCCACCCAATGGACGCCTCACTCGGTTGGTTTTTCTTCCGTGGTAACCGTCTTGGTGGTTTTCTCCTCCCCGTCCGGAGTGTCATTCGTTTGGGTTACGGTTGTCTTGGTTTCTTGAGTAGTCGAATCCTGATCGATCGACTTGGTTTGTTCTGTATCGGGCATACGAGGCTTGTTTTAGATTGAGCTTTTAGAACTCTCTAACGAATCGTTTGTTCCCCAGACAGTGGTTTTTGTCTTCAATTGTAACTGCCACGAATCATGAACGCTCGTTCGTGATTCGTGGCAGTAATATAGAAAACTACTCCGTCATTGACTCGGTGTAGGAATACCAATCGGCATAAGTTACTTGATTTGCGGAAACCATAACCCTAAGGTGGCCCCAAAAATACCGATAGTCGTCAGCAGAGTAACCAGAAAAATGGTCGCCGATACAAGGTAATTGAGTGTCTTGTTTAACGTTTGGCAGGCGTATAAGTATAATTCGAGCAGGACCACAGAAAGTGGTATCGCATAGGTGAATACAGCCAAAAAAGTCAGAAAAGGTCCCGTGAAGCTCTGTGGATCAAAACCGACGGGTCCCCCGTTGATGACCAGCCAACTCATCAGACCTACTCGAAAAAACCAACCCCCATTAGTCACCATGAACAGCCGCAACGCCCAGATTCGATGTTGATTGAATTGCCGGGCCTTGGCGTAACGGATGGATTGGTAGGCAAACCCCATAATATAAACCGCCTGAAGGCTAATGCTGTAGTGCTGGATCGTATCCCCAACGCTTCCCCGAGTCCAGACCATCACCAAGCCTGCTATACTGACGACAATCGCCGTAACGAGGTACAGTTGCCCTAAACGGCGATGAAAAACAGGGGCCTGATGGCGCACCCAGGGTAAAAGCTGGATCGGGCCACCAATGACCAGGATGGAGGCCAATAACACATGAATGCCCACAATCAGGTTCCCCACCCAGTCACCGGCCACATAGCCGTGGGGTAGGACCCGATTCCAGCGCTCAAAGTCACTGGTGAGTGTTGTTTTGCCATAGAACAGCAGAATGTAAAAACCAAAGAGCCACTGACCAACGCTCGCCACGATCAGCCAGCAGCTCGCGGCAATTCTCAGCATTCGGTGGGAAAAGGTGGACTTTATTGGCTGAAGTGGTTGAATAGCCCTTGTCATACTTGGCGTTGATTAAGTTTGAGCCAAACTTAATGGAGCTTTCGACGGGCTAGGCTAGACAAATGTCCAATTGGGATCAGCGGTCCAATAGCAATATAAGTGTCAGGATCCGAACTGGTGGCGGAGCCGACTCAGATGCCGCTGGGTAATCCCTAAATAGGAGGCAATATGCCGTAAAGGCACATGCTGAAGGAGGGTTGGCTTTTCTTGAATAAAGTTCTGATAGCGCTCTTCAGCGGTAAGATTACTGAGCTGATCAATTCGTCTTTTGTCCTGCTGAAGGTGTTGTTGCAGAATTTGGATCGTGTAATCCTTCTGGGTAGTACTGGTTTGCCCCCCAATCTCTACATTGCGGCGGCTGGTGCGCAATAGTTCACAGTCGGTCAAGCATTGTAAATTCTCATTAGAGATCGTCTGGTTCATGAAGTGAAAATAGGACGTAAAGAAGCGGGGCCCATCATTCAGGTCAGTTGTTACCTCCTGGTTGTTTTGGTCAAGGTAGTAATTTCTCATATAGCCAGAAACAATGAAGTTATGATAGTGAGGGACCTGACCAGCAGCCTCAAGAATGGTATTTTTAGGCACAAAAACGGGCTCGAACAATTGTTGGATCAGCCTTTTATCGGCTGGTGGCAAGTCTAAGATCTGACCAACGTATTGGAAAAGAGCCGTATAGTAATGGTTCATAGCCAGCAATATACGTAACAAGCTAATCTGTTGATTACTTTTGCAAACACGCTTTGTCACCAGACAAATGTTGGTTTGTATAGTAACAAAACCGACGAAAATCTTCGCATATTACACTCGCTCTATCTCTATTAAAGAATTATCCATTGTCACTATAAAGCTAAAATATTGATTGTCAGCAATTTATTTATTAGTTGATTGTAACTAGTATAAAATGTATATTTTAATTATATTATACCTTTATCGGGAATTTGTGTTTGTAATTTTGTGATGAGTTTGAGTTGTCTCTATTTCTCAACAATCGAACTTTTTATATGATGTATTATAGAAGAAAAGTTCTGCTGTCAATTTTTGAAGCATTCGGTGGTGAGTTAGGTAAAATTGATTTACAAAAACTCCTGTTAATATATACACGCTACCAAGCAAAGCCATCATTTGACTTTTTACCTCATCTCTATGGATGCTACTCTTTCCAAGCAGGCTTTGACTTGCGGGCTTTAAAGACATACGGATACATAAAAGAGCACGATAAAAAGTGGAGTCTCATTAAAAAGGACGCTTATGCTCCTCTTTTAAAAAAGGATGACCAAGATCACCTTAAGTTTTTGTATAGGAAGTATGCTTCATATAACACAAGTGATCTGATAAAAGCTACATACATCCAAGAGCCTTATTACGCAATTAGGAGTGAGATTGCAGAAACGGTACTCAGCTCAGTCGAACTTGAGCGAGTAAAGAGATACATTCCTAATAAATCTGGCACTCGCTTATTCACTATTGGCTATGAGGGAATATCTATAGAAACTTACTTTAACAAGCTGATTACTAATAATATAAAAGTTTTATGTGATGTAAGACGAAATCCATTAAGCCAGAAGGTTGGCTTTTCTAAGTCGGAGCTAAAATATATATGCGATGCTGTCGGCATTACTTATGTTCATATTCCACAACTGGGTATAGCTAGTGAGAAAAGGCAAAATCTGGAAACACAGAAGGACTACAACCTACTGTTCGAAGACTATGAAAAAAATCAATTAATACACCAAGGTGAACATTTGGGGCAAATACTAAATATATTACAAAAAAGAGAAAGAGTTGCATTAACTTGCTTCGAAGCTTCGTATCTCCAGTGTCACCGTGGTCGCATTGCCAATGCTGTTACTAAGTTACCTGATTGGGATTACGAGCTGATCCATATCTAAAATTTTGAAAATGGCCCTCACCAAAGTTCTAATCACAGTAAAAACCTATCCCACGATTTCAACAAAGTATGATGAGCTAGTTTGTACAGCAGGATTCTTAGAAGATGGAAGTTGGATACGGATCTATCCTATTCAATTTCGGAGTCTAGATTATTCCCAGCAATACAAAAAGTATGATTGGATAGAAATTGACCTTATAAAAAATACCTCTGACTTTCGGCCAGAAAGTTACCGACCTGTCAACATTGATGTTAATGCAACGAATGTAGGACATGTAGATACTAAAGACAACTGGCGCGAAAGGAAGGAAATCACCTTAAAGAATGTGTATACGAATTTAGGTAAGCTAATTGCTGACGCAAAAGACAAAGAAAAGTACGTCTCATTAGCTGTCTTCAAGCCTACCAGAGTCAAAGATTTTAAAATAGAAGCTGTAGGAAGGGAATGGGATCGGACTAAGCTAGAGGAAATGCAGCAACTTAACCTGTTTGTTGAACGTAAGTCTCGGAAAGAATATGTGAGAAAATTACCATATAAATTCAGCTACGTATTTGAAGATGATGAAGGCCGGGAAAGCACACTTATGATTGAAGATTGGGAGATCGGAGCATTATTCTGGAAATATGAAGATGAGGCTGAAGCTTGCCAAAAGGTCAAGCAGAAATATTATGATGATTTGGCCATGACAAAAGACATTCACTTTTTCTTAGGAACCACAAAAGCTCACCATCTTCGTTCAAAGAACCCTTTTATTATTATTGGAACGTTTCACCCTACACTTCCTAAGATTCCTGACAAACCAGCCCAACTTGGCTTATTTGATTAAGAATAAAATTTATTCTAGTCAGCATTTACCATAAACAGCCCGGAAAGGAAGTTTAGAATTTCCTTTCCGGGCTGTTTATGCAATAGACCTTAGTGACATAATACTTTTTGCTAAGTCATAATATTATTTGGTAAATTCCTCTTGCACAATAACTTTGCTTGTTTAACATGCTATGTCACATAAGCTATTTATCATGCAGCCAACGACCACATCATTGATTAATGTTTCTCTTACCGATTTTGTTGATTTCGTTATTTGTTCTGGAGGAAAACGTCTGACTAAAGTCAAAGAAATTAAAGCGCGTGGGGAATACGAACCACAGGGTGACTTTTACCGTGGTTTACGAAAGGGGATTCAAGATATTCACCAAGGTGGGTACAGTAAGATGAGCCTAGACCTGTTATCAATGCCATCTAACGAGAATAAGGCAGCAATGTATAGTCTGATGGTTGAGGGATATAAAAAGTTCTGGGGGACGAAGCAAGTAGAATGGCAAGACCCAATTCGTAAAAACTGGTATTACCGTGAATTGGCCGTCAGACTAAATCCTGAGTTGTATTTATTAATTGATCGAATGCCGCATGTCATTAAACTTCACTTCCGTAAAGATGAGCGGCTAACCAAAGATAAAGTCTGTGCTATTGTAAACCTGATGGAGGAGGAGTTGACGCCCCATCTACCAGATGATGTAATATTTGGGGTGCTAGATGTAGCTAAAGGCTTGTTGTGCCGGAAAGACTCAAGACGTAGTAACTTGAATCTTCTTATACGGTCAGAAGCGGATGCTTTTATTTCCCTGTGGAATCTTATATAATTTTTTTGATTGGCGATACTTTAAAGACCATCAATTGAATTTATGTATTAAAACTGACTCATAATCCGAAATCGCTGTTTTACAATTTCCAGAGTCGATGCCTGTTTACTAGAGTGTTAGTTAATGAATTTCTTTTTTGATAAAAAAACTACCACTTCTGATTGATTAGGAACGCGGGTCTGTCAGACAAAATCTCTACCTGATTAAAGACATAAAATACTGTTCATTAATGATCTCTAGATCCTGCCCGGCTTTGATCATCTTTTCTGCTTTTTGAAGTTTGCTGGATTTGAAGCCAGCCCCAAACTTCTCGAAATCTTGATTGCCAATAACCAGGTAGTTCGTTTTGCCCGTTACGCCATCCAAAGGAATGCCGCCAATATTAGTTACTAACTGTTGAGCAGCCTGACGGGTATAGCTTTCTAGTGTTCCTGTGAAAGCAACATACTTTTCGAACAGGATATGTTCAGGATCAATATCGGTCGTTTGTGCCGTGAGTGATGACGCTTTGACTTTGTGCCAATTACCCTTGGCATGGCGTCCAAATTGATCATAGGTTCTTAGGGGTAATTGCAGTTGTTCACAGAGCGATTCAACACTATTTACTTGGCCATGAGCCAGCATCAATAGCAACAGCTGGGCACATACCTTGGCATCATCTAATGCATGGTGATGTTTTAGGATGAGGTTATGTTTGAGAGCCAGCCAGCTTAAACTGTACAAGAGTTCTTCTTTCCAAATCGCTTTGGCCAGCCGGACGGTGCAATGAAGCTGTAGATCCGGAAGGCCTGTTTCGTAATGTGTGAGAATGTGCTTTAATACACTTAAGTCAAAACTGGCATTGTGAGCAACAACAATTTGATTTTGAA encodes the following:
- a CDS encoding KUP/HAK/KT family potassium transporter; translated protein: MSSLSINKVSPQGLLIAIGIVFGDIGTSPLYVLAAVTRGHQLTETLVLGTLSCIIWTLTIQTTIKYVLITLQADNKGEGGIFSLYALVHRFSGRWLIIPAIVGGAFLLADGLITPPISVSSAIEGLLIFDPTLATEPIVIGILIGLFVIQQFGTQFLGRLFGPVMLIWFTFIGGIGFLALLAHPSVLLAFNPLYAFRLLTQYPGGFWLLGGVFLCTTGAEALYSDMGHCGRGNIRVSWVYVKLTLLLSYAGQTAYLMNHLGKQVGETSPFYSIVPAPLTIFSIILATLATIIASQALISGAFTLVGEAMRLNFWPRQRVAYPSDERGQLYVPFVNWGLMIGCILIVLHFKESKNMEAAYGLAVTLTMLMSTVLINAYLRMKQTNALLTTLVTALFLIVETTFLIANMVKVEEGGWISITLGLLLMGMMVFWYQGETITHEFIHYDSLPGNLPVLKTLSNDLSQPKFATHLVYLTSADDYHQIEAETLFSILNRAPKRADIYWFIHLCVQDEPYGMRYKVDTLAAEDVYFVTFYLGFRVEPRLNFLFRQVVLDMVADKEVTIDTPYRSLNVHRIAGDFRFVLFKRFLSYDNELSTYQQVIMRGYLLLKRIALSTKESYGLDTSNVVTEAVPLVLSPIKRLDLERLPSELSHPLSPPL
- a CDS encoding DUF2306 domain-containing protein yields the protein MLRIAASCWLIVASVGQWLFGFYILLFYGKTTLTSDFERWNRVLPHGYVAGDWVGNLIVGIHVLLASILVIGGPIQLLPWVRHQAPVFHRRLGQLYLVTAIVVSIAGLVMVWTRGSVGDTIQHYSISLQAVYIMGFAYQSIRYAKARQFNQHRIWALRLFMVTNGGWFFRVGLMSWLVINGGPVGFDPQSFTGPFLTFLAVFTYAIPLSVVLLELYLYACQTLNKTLNYLVSATIFLVTLLTTIGIFGATLGLWFPQIK
- a CDS encoding Crp/Fnr family transcriptional regulator — protein: MNHYYTALFQYVGQILDLPPADKRLIQQLFEPVFVPKNTILEAAGQVPHYHNFIVSGYMRNYYLDQNNQEVTTDLNDGPRFFTSYFHFMNQTISNENLQCLTDCELLRTSRRNVEIGGQTSTTQKDYTIQILQQHLQQDKRRIDQLSNLTAEERYQNFIQEKPTLLQHVPLRHIASYLGITQRHLSRLRHQFGS
- a CDS encoding DUF488 domain-containing protein, translated to MMYYRRKVLLSIFEAFGGELGKIDLQKLLLIYTRYQAKPSFDFLPHLYGCYSFQAGFDLRALKTYGYIKEHDKKWSLIKKDAYAPLLKKDDQDHLKFLYRKYASYNTSDLIKATYIQEPYYAIRSEIAETVLSSVELERVKRYIPNKSGTRLFTIGYEGISIETYFNKLITNNIKVLCDVRRNPLSQKVGFSKSELKYICDAVGITYVHIPQLGIASEKRQNLETQKDYNLLFEDYEKNQLIHQGEHLGQILNILQKRERVALTCFEASYLQCHRGRIANAVTKLPDWDYELIHI
- a CDS encoding exonuclease domain-containing protein, translating into MNFVAIDFETANDKRMSACSLGLAVVRNGQITDTKYWIIRPEPFEVGPIQQAIHGFSLKDLADKPTFKEIWPEVNPYLQNQIVVAHNASFDLSVLKHILTHYETGLPDLQLHCTVRLAKAIWKEELLYSLSWLALKHNLILKHHHALDDAKVCAQLLLLMLAHGQVNSVESLCEQLQLPLRTYDQFGRHAKGNWHKVKASSLTAQTTDIDPEHILFEKYVAFTGTLESYTRQAAQQLVTNIGGIPLDGVTGKTNYLVIGNQDFEKFGAGFKSSKLQKAEKMIKAGQDLEIINEQYFMSLIR